A single Silvibacterium dinghuense DNA region contains:
- the lon gene encoding endopeptidase La — protein MTQPKEPRDKKDPIGSRNENELRKLPMMPIRDMVIFPHMMTPFVVGRESSVRALEEALNGDRKIFLATQHDARVDEPRAEDIYPIGTIGNIVQSVKMPDGNIKVLVEGLERARAVEMNDADGFFVATLQTGATELENTPEVEQLVQRVVSLFEQYVKLQQSLNYETMIAAVRTDEPMKVADTIAANLQLEIPEKQAILDVFDPSERLAAVAAVLELEIEKLNMDRNIQSRVKRQMEKAQKEYYLNEKIKAIQKELGRGEKSEFDDLKKKIESAGMPKDVFEKAIQELKKLEAMPPMSAESTVSRNYLDWLLAVPWKKKSKETRSIDHAEKVLNADHYGLEKIKERILEFLAVRQLVKNPKGSILCFVGPPGVGKTSLGMSIAKATGRKFVRMSLGGVRDEAEIRGHRRTYIGALPGQIIQSMKKAGTKNPVFLLDEVDKMASDFRGDPASALLEVLDPEQNTSFQDHYLDVEYDLSQVLFVATANVMHTIPGPLQDRMEILRLHGYTEVEKLEIAKQYLLKKQRENTGLSEKNITFTEDALTEIIRSYTREAGVRNLEREIGNVCRKVARRVVKSGAKYKETITGENVKDFLGVPRFRDSAVHEKNEIGLVNGLAWTEVGGSILQTEVQILDGKGKLTTTGQLGDVMTESAQAALSYIRSRAHHLGLPKDFYRNIDIHIHVPEGAVPKDGPSAGVTLATALASALTRIPVRRDVAMTGEVTLRGKVLPIGGLKEKLLAAHRAGIFEAILPEENRKDLADLPENLRSAMKLNFVDSMDEVLKLALASPLPEIKEDTPEVLATVPPPPATERRPHQ, from the coding sequence GTGACTCAGCCCAAAGAACCCCGCGATAAAAAGGACCCGATCGGCAGCCGAAACGAGAACGAACTGCGCAAGCTGCCCATGATGCCCATCCGAGACATGGTCATCTTCCCGCACATGATGACGCCGTTCGTCGTCGGCCGTGAATCGAGCGTGCGGGCCCTTGAAGAAGCACTCAACGGCGACCGCAAGATCTTCCTCGCCACGCAGCACGATGCACGGGTAGACGAGCCACGCGCCGAGGATATTTATCCCATTGGCACCATCGGCAACATCGTGCAAAGCGTGAAGATGCCGGACGGCAACATCAAGGTGCTGGTCGAAGGCCTGGAGCGTGCCCGCGCCGTCGAGATGAACGACGCCGACGGTTTCTTCGTCGCCACGCTGCAGACCGGCGCCACCGAGCTGGAGAACACGCCGGAAGTCGAGCAGTTGGTGCAGCGCGTCGTCTCCCTGTTCGAACAGTACGTCAAGCTGCAGCAGTCTCTGAACTACGAGACGATGATCGCTGCCGTGCGCACCGATGAGCCGATGAAGGTTGCGGATACCATCGCCGCCAACCTGCAGCTTGAGATTCCTGAAAAGCAGGCGATCCTCGATGTCTTCGATCCCTCCGAACGCCTCGCCGCTGTAGCCGCGGTGCTCGAGCTCGAGATTGAAAAGCTCAACATGGACCGCAACATCCAGTCGCGCGTGAAGCGGCAGATGGAGAAGGCGCAGAAAGAGTACTACCTCAACGAAAAGATCAAGGCCATCCAGAAGGAGCTGGGCCGCGGCGAGAAGAGCGAGTTCGACGATCTGAAGAAAAAGATCGAGTCCGCCGGCATGCCCAAGGATGTCTTCGAGAAGGCCATCCAAGAGCTGAAGAAGCTCGAAGCCATGCCGCCGATGTCGGCTGAGTCGACCGTTTCGCGCAACTATCTCGACTGGCTGCTGGCCGTACCGTGGAAGAAGAAGTCGAAAGAGACGCGCAGCATCGATCATGCCGAGAAGGTGCTCAACGCCGATCACTATGGCCTGGAAAAGATCAAGGAGCGCATCCTCGAGTTCCTCGCCGTGCGTCAGCTGGTGAAGAACCCCAAGGGCTCCATTCTCTGCTTCGTCGGACCTCCGGGCGTCGGCAAGACCTCGCTCGGCATGTCGATCGCCAAGGCTACCGGCCGCAAGTTCGTGCGCATGTCGCTCGGCGGCGTGCGTGACGAGGCCGAGATTCGCGGCCATCGCCGCACCTACATCGGTGCGCTGCCCGGCCAGATCATCCAGTCGATGAAGAAAGCCGGCACCAAAAACCCGGTTTTCCTGCTCGACGAAGTCGACAAGATGGCCTCGGACTTCCGCGGCGATCCGGCCTCGGCGCTGCTCGAAGTGCTCGATCCGGAGCAGAACACCTCGTTCCAGGATCACTATCTCGACGTGGAATACGATCTCTCGCAGGTGCTTTTCGTCGCCACGGCGAACGTGATGCACACCATCCCCGGCCCGCTGCAGGACCGCATGGAGATTCTGCGGCTGCATGGCTATACCGAGGTGGAGAAGCTCGAAATCGCCAAGCAGTACCTGCTCAAAAAGCAGCGCGAGAACACCGGCCTCAGCGAGAAGAACATCACCTTCACGGAAGATGCGCTGACCGAGATCATCCGGAGCTATACGCGCGAAGCCGGCGTGCGCAATCTCGAACGCGAAATCGGCAACGTCTGCCGCAAAGTTGCGCGCCGCGTGGTCAAGTCCGGCGCAAAGTACAAGGAAACCATCACCGGCGAGAACGTGAAGGACTTCCTCGGCGTGCCGCGTTTCCGCGACTCCGCCGTGCACGAGAAGAACGAGATTGGCCTGGTCAATGGCCTGGCCTGGACCGAGGTCGGCGGCAGCATCCTGCAGACCGAGGTACAGATTCTCGACGGCAAGGGCAAGCTCACCACCACCGGCCAGCTCGGTGACGTGATGACGGAGTCGGCGCAGGCCGCGCTCTCCTACATCCGCAGCCGCGCCCACCATCTCGGCCTGCCCAAGGACTTTTACCGCAACATCGACATCCACATCCACGTGCCCGAGGGCGCGGTGCCCAAGGATGGCCCCTCGGCCGGCGTCACGCTGGCTACGGCGCTGGCCTCGGCGCTCACCCGCATCCCCGTCCGTCGCGACGTCGCCATGACCGGCGAGGTCACGCTGCGCGGCAAGGTGCTGCCCATCGGCGGATTGAAGGAGAAGCTGCTGGCCGCGCACCGCGCCGGCATCTTCGAGGCGATCCTGCCGGAAGAGAATCGCAAGGACCTGGCCGATCTTCCCGAGAACCTGAGGTCGGCAATGAAGCTGAACTTCGTGGACTCGATGGATGAGGTCCTCAAACTCGCGCTGGCTTCACCTCTGCCGGAGATCAAGGAGGATACGCCGGAAGTGCTGGCCACTGTCCCTCCGCCGCCGGCCACCGAGCGCCGTCCGCATCAGTAA
- a CDS encoding trans-sulfuration enzyme family protein: MTETKHGFATRAIHDGQAADPLTGAVNVPIYLTSTYAQEEIGKHKGYEYSRVSNPTRDALEANLASLEGGASAHVFASGMAAITAMVTLLKSGDHVICGENVYGGTPRLFNQVITRYGIEFSYVDTSDLEKVRAAIRPETKLVHIETPTNPLMTLTDIRAVADVCHERGVELAVDNTFMSPYFQRPIELGADIVMHSTTKFLNGHSDGLGGVLVGTKPEHKEAFAFVQKCTGGILSPFECWMVLRGIKTLAVRMKQHDANGRRVAEFLAAHPKVAKVYYPGLATHPQHDLAARQMSGFGALIAFQTGGLEQANAVLKRVKVCTLGESLGGVETLISHPATMTHAAIGAEARANLGITDGLVRISVGIEDVDDILGDLEQALSVL, encoded by the coding sequence ATGACGGAAACGAAGCACGGTTTTGCGACACGCGCGATTCACGATGGGCAGGCAGCCGATCCGTTGACTGGCGCAGTAAATGTGCCGATTTATCTCACCTCCACGTATGCGCAGGAGGAGATCGGTAAACATAAGGGCTACGAGTATTCGCGTGTCTCGAATCCCACGCGCGATGCGCTCGAGGCAAACCTGGCCTCGCTCGAAGGCGGCGCCAGCGCGCATGTCTTTGCCAGCGGCATGGCGGCGATCACCGCCATGGTGACGCTGCTGAAATCCGGTGACCACGTCATCTGTGGTGAAAACGTCTATGGCGGCACGCCGCGGCTCTTCAATCAGGTCATCACCCGCTACGGCATCGAGTTCAGTTACGTCGATACCTCCGATCTGGAGAAGGTGCGCGCGGCCATCCGGCCGGAGACGAAGCTGGTGCATATCGAGACGCCGACGAATCCGCTGATGACGCTGACCGATATTCGCGCCGTCGCCGATGTGTGCCACGAGCGAGGCGTCGAGCTGGCTGTCGATAACACCTTCATGTCGCCCTACTTTCAGCGGCCGATCGAGCTGGGCGCGGATATCGTGATGCACTCGACGACCAAGTTCCTCAACGGCCATAGCGATGGACTGGGCGGCGTCCTGGTAGGCACGAAGCCCGAGCACAAGGAAGCCTTCGCCTTCGTGCAGAAGTGCACCGGCGGGATTTTGTCTCCCTTCGAGTGCTGGATGGTGCTGCGCGGCATCAAGACACTGGCCGTGCGCATGAAGCAGCACGATGCGAATGGCCGCCGCGTGGCCGAATTTCTCGCCGCGCATCCGAAGGTGGCGAAGGTCTACTACCCCGGCCTCGCCACACATCCGCAGCATGACCTTGCAGCGCGGCAGATGTCCGGCTTCGGCGCGCTCATCGCATTCCAGACCGGCGGCCTGGAGCAGGCAAACGCAGTGCTGAAGCGGGTAAAGGTCTGCACGCTCGGTGAGTCGCTGGGTGGTGTCGAGACGCTGATTTCGCATCCGGCGACGATGACGCACGCGGCGATCGGCGCCGAGGCGCGGGCAAATCTCGGCATTACCGATGGATTGGTGCGTATCTCGGTGGGTATCGAAGATGTGGACGATATTCTGGGCGATCTCGAGCAGGCGCTGTCGGTTTTGTAA
- the cysK gene encoding cysteine synthase A → MSELQIAESVLDLVGHTPMVRLGRLCRPDWAEVCVKLEVFNPGGSVKDRAALGMILAAERDGRLSPGATIVEATAGNTGVGLALIGVQRGYRVVLFVPEGFAEEKCILMRGFGATVVRTPEAEGMAGAIRRARELAEREGAFPALQFENRANPQYHHDTTAMELWKQMEGRIDAWIAGVGTGGTFSGVARYLKEQNPKILTVAVETQGSVLGGGERGPHKVEGIGASFIPETFDAAVTDEIVMVHDPEAFGMVRRMAAEEGILGGSSSGANVYAALQIAQRLGAGKRVATIVPDSAERYLSKKILDEHALDEG, encoded by the coding sequence ATGAGCGAATTGCAGATTGCGGAGAGCGTCTTGGATCTGGTTGGGCACACCCCGATGGTGAGGCTCGGCAGGTTGTGCCGTCCGGATTGGGCGGAGGTCTGCGTGAAGCTGGAGGTCTTCAATCCTGGTGGGAGCGTGAAGGATAGGGCCGCGCTGGGAATGATCCTCGCGGCAGAGCGGGATGGGCGGCTCAGCCCCGGCGCGACGATTGTGGAAGCGACGGCCGGGAATACCGGCGTGGGGCTGGCGCTGATCGGCGTGCAGCGCGGCTATCGCGTGGTGCTGTTTGTGCCCGAAGGCTTCGCCGAGGAGAAGTGCATCCTGATGCGCGGCTTCGGTGCGACCGTGGTGCGCACACCGGAGGCCGAGGGGATGGCCGGGGCAATCCGCCGCGCGCGGGAGTTGGCAGAGCGCGAGGGCGCGTTTCCGGCATTGCAGTTTGAGAACCGGGCGAACCCGCAGTATCACCACGACACGACGGCCATGGAACTGTGGAAGCAGATGGAAGGACGCATCGACGCCTGGATTGCGGGTGTCGGCACGGGAGGCACCTTCAGCGGCGTGGCGCGTTATCTGAAAGAGCAGAACCCGAAGATCCTGACCGTAGCTGTCGAGACGCAGGGCTCGGTGCTGGGCGGTGGTGAGCGCGGACCGCACAAGGTGGAAGGGATTGGCGCCTCGTTTATCCCCGAGACCTTCGATGCCGCGGTGACGGATGAGATCGTGATGGTGCATGATCCGGAGGCCTTCGGCATGGTGCGGCGAATGGCGGCCGAAGAGGGAATCCTCGGAGGATCGAGCTCCGGCGCGAATGTCTATGCGGCCTTGCAGATTGCCCAGCGGCTGGGAGCAGGGAAGCGCGTGGCGACGATCGTCCCGGATTCGGCCGAGCGCTATCTTTCAAAGAAGATTCTCGATGAGCACGCGCTGGATGAAGGCTGA
- a CDS encoding diguanylate cyclase, giving the protein MPLAPPNPSPGKTRAIPLLLLAALGTCFCIGTAGWLHYAAAARLNQSRDWVEHSQNVLFTLQSLGQRVDRIEAALRIYRLNPSTAELRLASSNQVSFNTDVLHLRSLVQDNPRQSAQLASLSTCSSSLGQLIGNADQDMHLLIPDVQQCREVLATLVEVEREMLENRTETTRRGAAHSLELSVVVTSLSIAVVLTLFGFLLRDTIRRRRDEFQLYEANEKLASTIRALERQMRESSLVTSFRDELQLCVKPLQTQQCAARYFEQLMPGTSGSIHIINNSRHVAESTASWGSSTAALESFPLDACCGLRSGRPRWRRPARSEVHCSHFNGTPPECYLCLPLAAYGDTLGSLYIECSSTGIAAMVDAKMSRLQELVELTSISIAGLNLRSRLEHQSIRDSLTGLFNRHFMEIALDREIGRALRQQKSVAILMLDLDHFKQFNDTYGHEAGDVVLREIASALRDSVRSEDILCRYGGEELVAIMPELSLEAAMDRAEFLRDVVSNIHIRNRGEILRDVSMSVGVAIYPQHGERAEDVMRAADRALYEAKHRGRNRVIAAEALLLS; this is encoded by the coding sequence GTGCCTCTAGCGCCACCCAATCCGTCACCGGGGAAAACCCGTGCCATCCCGCTGCTGCTTCTTGCAGCTCTTGGAACGTGCTTCTGCATCGGCACGGCCGGCTGGCTGCACTATGCTGCCGCGGCCCGGCTCAACCAGTCCCGCGACTGGGTCGAGCACTCGCAGAACGTACTCTTCACTCTGCAGTCGCTCGGGCAACGGGTCGATCGCATCGAAGCGGCGCTGCGCATCTACCGGCTCAATCCCTCGACAGCGGAACTCCGGCTCGCCTCCTCCAACCAGGTCTCCTTCAACACCGATGTTCTGCACCTGCGCTCCCTGGTGCAGGACAACCCTCGGCAGTCGGCACAGCTGGCCTCACTCTCCACCTGCTCCAGTTCGCTCGGCCAGCTGATCGGCAATGCCGACCAGGACATGCACCTGCTCATCCCGGACGTCCAGCAGTGCCGTGAGGTGCTGGCCACGCTCGTCGAAGTAGAACGCGAGATGCTCGAGAACCGGACCGAGACCACGCGCAGAGGCGCCGCCCACAGTCTTGAGCTCAGCGTGGTTGTGACCTCGCTCTCGATTGCCGTCGTTCTCACCCTCTTCGGCTTTCTTCTCCGCGATACCATTCGCCGCCGCCGCGATGAGTTTCAGCTTTACGAGGCCAACGAAAAGCTGGCTTCCACTATCCGTGCTCTCGAGCGGCAGATGCGGGAATCGTCGCTGGTCACCAGCTTCCGCGATGAGCTGCAGCTCTGCGTCAAGCCGCTCCAGACCCAGCAATGCGCGGCCCGATACTTCGAGCAGCTGATGCCCGGCACCTCGGGAAGCATTCACATCATCAATAACTCGCGCCACGTAGCCGAATCCACGGCCTCCTGGGGCTCTTCTACCGCCGCGTTAGAGAGCTTTCCTCTCGATGCCTGCTGCGGCCTGCGCTCCGGCCGCCCGCGCTGGCGCCGGCCGGCCCGCTCCGAGGTGCACTGCAGCCATTTCAACGGCACGCCGCCCGAGTGCTATCTCTGCCTGCCGCTCGCCGCCTATGGAGACACACTCGGCAGCCTCTATATCGAGTGCTCTTCCACCGGCATCGCCGCCATGGTCGATGCGAAGATGAGCCGCCTGCAGGAGCTGGTCGAGCTGACCTCCATCTCCATTGCCGGCCTGAATCTTCGTAGCCGCCTCGAACACCAATCGATCCGCGACAGCCTCACCGGCCTCTTCAACCGCCACTTCATGGAGATCGCGCTCGACCGCGAGATCGGCCGCGCCCTGCGGCAACAGAAGTCCGTTGCCATCCTCATGCTGGATCTCGACCACTTCAAGCAATTCAACGACACCTACGGCCACGAAGCGGGCGACGTCGTGCTCAGGGAGATCGCCTCCGCCCTGCGCGATTCGGTGCGCAGCGAAGACATTCTCTGCCGCTATGGCGGGGAAGAGCTGGTCGCCATCATGCCCGAGCTGAGCCTCGAAGCCGCGATGGACCGCGCCGAGTTTCTGCGCGACGTTGTCAGCAACATCCACATCCGCAATCGCGGCGAGATTCTGCGCGATGTCAGCATGTCTGTCGGCGTGGCGATCTATCCCCAGCATGGAGAGCGGGCCGAAGACGTGATGCGCGCCGCCGACCGCGCACTCTACGAAGCCAAGCACCGGGGCCGCAACCGGGTGATCGCAGCCGAAGCCCTTCTGCTCTCGTAA
- a CDS encoding DoxX family protein, with product MSPKGRAVGFWVATALFALHMTFTAYAQLKLPQVAAAFAHLGFPSYFRIELSWAKLVGVLALLIPAVPARMKEWAYAGFAITLVSAIIAHLAVGDGPEAWGWAVGAGVLLGVSYFFWYRKD from the coding sequence GTGTCGCCGAAGGGACGTGCCGTAGGCTTCTGGGTCGCCACGGCACTCTTCGCGTTGCACATGACCTTCACCGCCTATGCGCAGCTGAAGCTTCCCCAGGTCGCCGCGGCCTTCGCTCATCTTGGCTTTCCCAGCTATTTCCGTATCGAGTTGTCGTGGGCCAAACTTGTGGGCGTTCTTGCGCTTCTGATTCCTGCGGTGCCGGCGCGCATGAAGGAGTGGGCGTATGCCGGCTTCGCCATCACGCTTGTTTCCGCGATCATCGCTCACCTCGCGGTCGGGGACGGCCCGGAGGCCTGGGGTTGGGCGGTTGGCGCAGGGGTGCTGCTGGGAGTTTCCTATTTTTTCTGGTATCGCAAAGACTAG
- a CDS encoding SRPBCC family protein, translated as MSNPIEAPRTVFVERVFPHPPEKLWRALTDPSLLAQWLLKNDFSPSVGQLFQFRAEPVQNWNGVIDCEVLAIEPQHRLSYTWNSMGLQSVVLFTLTPEEGGTRLRMEQSGFRPDQEAAFQGAQYGWQRFLGQLEQVLAGGLQ; from the coding sequence ATGAGCAATCCGATAGAAGCACCCCGTACCGTTTTTGTGGAACGAGTCTTCCCGCATCCGCCTGAAAAGCTGTGGCGCGCGCTCACCGACCCATCTTTGCTGGCACAGTGGCTCCTGAAGAATGATTTCAGCCCATCGGTCGGGCAGCTGTTTCAGTTCCGTGCCGAACCGGTTCAGAATTGGAATGGTGTCATCGATTGCGAGGTGCTGGCCATTGAGCCTCAGCATCGGCTCTCCTATACGTGGAACTCGATGGGGCTCCAGAGTGTGGTTCTCTTTACTCTGACCCCGGAAGAGGGTGGGACACGCCTGCGCATGGAACAGTCGGGCTTCCGACCGGATCAGGAAGCGGCCTTCCAGGGTGCGCAGTATGGATGGCAGAGGTTCCTGGGCCAGCTGGAGCAGGTGCTCGCCGGAGGTCTCCAGTAG
- a CDS encoding ArsR/SmtB family transcription factor, with translation MTQATANLVFRALSDPTRRAIFEELTRQGGQSVHALTRFAGVSQPAVSKHLNVLKRARLVGHRRDGRETHYRAQPDALAPMADWLRLYSAFWRERFDRLEEVLERMEP, from the coding sequence GTGACGCAAGCTACTGCCAATCTGGTGTTCCGCGCACTCTCCGATCCCACCCGAAGAGCGATCTTCGAAGAGCTCACGCGGCAAGGAGGGCAATCGGTTCACGCGCTCACTCGTTTTGCGGGTGTCTCGCAGCCTGCTGTCTCCAAGCACCTGAATGTGCTCAAGCGGGCAAGGCTGGTAGGTCATCGTCGCGATGGCCGTGAGACGCATTATCGTGCACAGCCCGATGCGCTGGCACCTATGGCAGATTGGCTGCGCCTCTACAGCGCCTTCTGGCGCGAACGGTTCGACCGGCTTGAAGAAGTACTGGAAAGGATGGAACCATGA
- a CDS encoding VWA domain-containing protein: MRPCSNRIVPTLLLLLLLTPLAGHAQAAAQGQQTVPASTAPAPSRPVLRPESQQPLNEDRDPVTSPDAMDNLGVSPDHPGAARQQPQDVVKGNHGYTLTRTVDEVVLNATVVDENKRLVTDLKKDDFKIWEDNAPQTIASFQYQDIPVSMGILVDNSGSMRDKRAAVNAAALDLVKASNPEDEAFVVNFSDEAFIDQDFTSDLGKLREGLSHIDSKGGTALYDAVVASADQMAKAAKRPKQVLLVITDGEDNASSLTLEQTIRRVQQLQGPIVYSIGLLFGDDSSGRESRRAKRALQLLSDDTGGLAFFPHSLSEVDSIAAEVARDIRNQYTIGYHSTRPPDEGGGAYRTIRVDAHAQGHGRLIVRTRSGYYPKAGQTAAKPAAPANNH, encoded by the coding sequence ATGCGCCCTTGCAGTAATCGGATTGTTCCCACCCTGCTTCTTCTGCTTCTCCTCACTCCGCTTGCCGGTCATGCCCAGGCAGCAGCGCAAGGCCAGCAGACGGTCCCTGCATCCACTGCGCCTGCGCCATCCCGCCCCGTGCTGCGGCCGGAGTCTCAGCAGCCATTGAATGAAGACCGCGACCCGGTCACCTCTCCCGATGCCATGGACAATCTCGGCGTTAGTCCGGATCATCCTGGCGCGGCGCGACAGCAGCCACAGGATGTGGTGAAGGGCAACCACGGGTACACCCTGACCCGTACCGTGGACGAAGTGGTGCTCAACGCGACGGTGGTGGATGAGAACAAGCGTCTGGTTACGGATCTGAAGAAGGACGACTTCAAAATCTGGGAAGACAACGCGCCGCAGACCATCGCTTCGTTTCAGTATCAGGACATTCCGGTATCGATGGGCATCCTGGTCGATAACTCGGGGTCGATGCGCGACAAGCGTGCAGCGGTCAATGCGGCGGCCCTCGACCTGGTGAAGGCGTCGAATCCGGAAGACGAGGCCTTTGTCGTGAACTTCTCCGACGAGGCGTTTATCGACCAGGACTTCACCTCCGACCTGGGCAAGCTCCGCGAGGGGCTCTCACACATCGACTCCAAGGGTGGAACCGCGCTCTATGACGCGGTGGTAGCCTCTGCCGACCAGATGGCCAAAGCGGCGAAACGGCCGAAGCAGGTGCTGCTGGTCATCACCGACGGCGAGGACAACGCCTCGAGCCTGACCCTCGAGCAGACCATCCGCCGCGTGCAGCAGCTCCAGGGGCCAATCGTCTATTCGATCGGCCTGCTCTTTGGAGACGACAGCAGCGGACGGGAATCGAGGCGGGCCAAGCGCGCGCTCCAGCTGCTCTCCGACGATACCGGCGGTCTGGCTTTCTTTCCACATTCGCTGAGCGAGGTGGACTCAATCGCTGCCGAGGTGGCGCGGGATATCCGCAATCAATACACCATCGGCTATCACTCGACGCGGCCGCCGGATGAAGGCGGCGGAGCCTATCGCACGATCCGCGTGGACGCGCATGCACAGGGGCATGGCAGGCTGATTGTGCGCACCCGCAGTGGCTACTATCCCAAGGCCGGCCAGACGGCGGCGAAGCCTGCGGCTCCAGCGAATAACCACTGA
- a CDS encoding VWA domain-containing protein produces the protein MAGLLFAGSMFSFAQENPLGTVHVEAPPPVTQPSKEPAPVEGNAALKARSGERIRVDVNLVLVPLTVTDPMDRLVTGLEKENFSLYEDNHPETLKSFSSDDVPVSIGVIFDLSGSMANKVLRARDSILQFMKTSNPQDEFFVVGFNDRPELIEDFTQSTDEIEARLSMVKAGHRTALLDAIYFGMVKMKQAKYERKALLVVSDGGDNRSRYTEGEVRSVIRESGVQIYSIGIFDPYASTTEERLGPMLLNDISNETGGRLFRVDDISEMGDVAEKISSELRHEYVLGYRPSNAKRDGKWRKVKVRLVPPSGLPPLTVHARNGYYAPLQ, from the coding sequence ATGGCGGGTCTGTTGTTCGCCGGCAGCATGTTCTCCTTTGCGCAGGAGAATCCCCTGGGCACTGTGCACGTTGAAGCGCCTCCGCCTGTGACTCAGCCTTCCAAGGAGCCGGCGCCGGTCGAGGGCAACGCCGCTCTGAAGGCCCGTTCCGGTGAGCGGATTCGCGTGGATGTGAACCTGGTGCTGGTGCCGCTCACGGTGACCGATCCCATGGATCGGCTGGTGACGGGGCTCGAGAAGGAGAACTTCTCCTTGTATGAGGACAATCACCCGGAGACGCTCAAAAGCTTTTCGTCGGACGATGTGCCGGTCTCGATCGGCGTCATCTTCGATCTGAGCGGGAGCATGGCAAACAAGGTTCTTCGCGCGCGGGACTCGATCTTGCAATTCATGAAGACATCGAACCCGCAGGATGAGTTTTTTGTCGTCGGATTCAATGACCGGCCGGAGCTGATCGAGGATTTTACGCAGTCGACCGATGAGATCGAGGCGCGGCTCAGCATGGTCAAGGCGGGTCATCGCACCGCCCTGCTCGATGCCATCTATTTCGGCATGGTCAAAATGAAGCAGGCGAAATACGAACGCAAGGCGCTGCTCGTAGTCTCCGACGGAGGCGATAACCGCAGCCGCTATACCGAAGGCGAAGTGCGCTCGGTGATTCGTGAGAGCGGCGTGCAGATCTACTCGATCGGCATCTTCGATCCCTATGCGTCTACCACCGAAGAGCGGCTCGGGCCGATGCTGCTGAACGACATCAGCAATGAGACGGGCGGGCGGTTGTTCCGTGTCGATGACATCTCCGAGATGGGAGATGTGGCGGAGAAGATCAGCTCCGAGCTGCGGCACGAGTATGTGCTGGGATACCGGCCGAGCAACGCAAAACGGGATGGCAAGTGGCGTAAAGTGAAGGTGAGGCTGGTGCCACCTTCAGGGCTGCCTCCACTCACGGTTCATGCCCGTAATGGATACTATGCGCCCTTGCAGTAA